A single region of the Mercenaria mercenaria strain notata chromosome 6, MADL_Memer_1, whole genome shotgun sequence genome encodes:
- the LOC123550301 gene encoding uncharacterized protein LOC123550301 isoform X2, whose amino-acid sequence MSITGQPQEISTVKSSWEILDSPVPLKSESLQHPSKRKSRTLLSVSNTITSIRAESSGYSTDQHLNLSDQQTSEDTSYKHISSTRIKPTSQTLNPELDSTGRLKTEDSISQEHIRNRLEEVQKEPNSRGTATYVSSQRRPTEDIAETIATEFEKHVRKSHRPIKRELDTEDAANIRYLQDQLIKEDTESTAFHQFAHEETVLSNTSGMNDPNSKLQSRGISEGSNSNVIDTRSPDSRDYSEISRETSSTAYQGQISCSIASVHHSENSGMSHVSLDRPRHLVNNRHASERRLYRNPQGERPRPAETMNNQYHNEDQRYPPHEAHNYRPTFQDSQSSSRYLNNVRFPQIQVDDIAALKDEDRRDHTPRGDSVVSNAAKSMSEVVDHPHVPAPTEEDAPFPRQTIPLANAPLPTFHPPPTIIQNGISQADLLELMSKGLGQFTTEMTVMVLEKLKPEYEALAKQVGEEVKESTITELKDLRGKLTASEAEVKSLKVERDNLKTENSKERDQMKKEFEKDRLKRVKEFEEKKELIDNLQKENEQFKSLLKEKDKMLKKADGKAKSEEQKRIKFEEESGKKQKELQKELDKIKGELLVQKSKKRLQVSSASKKECLGKLNSQHGLYPRQFNGHKPIPYDEGDD is encoded by the exons ATGTCCATTACTGGTCAACCACAAGAAATCAGCACAGTAAAATCGTCATGGGAAATATTAGATTCACCTGTCCCTCTGAAATCTGAATCTTTACAACATCCTTCCAAACGGAAATCAAGAACATTGCTGTCGGTTTCAAATACGATCACTTCGATTAGAGCTGAATCTTCCGGGTATTCAACAGACCAACATTTAAATCTGTCTGACCAACAGACATCAGAAGATACATCTTATAAACACATATCTTCTACTAGAATAAAACCAACTTCTCAAACTCTCAACCCCGAACTGGATAGTACTGGGCGGCTAAAAACCGAGGACTCCATTTCTCAGGAACATATAAGAAATAGATTAGAAGAAGTGCAGAAGGAGCCTAACAGCAGAGGTACTGCAACTTATGTTTCCAGCCAACGTCGTCCAACGGAAGATATTGCTGAAACCATAGCAACCGAATTTGAGAAACACGTACGAAAGTCACATAGGCCGATTAAAAGGGAATTAGATACTGAAGACGCTGCTAATATACGATATTTGCAAGATCAGTTAATAAAAGAAGATACCGAAAGTACTGCCTTTCACCAATTTGCGCATGAAGAAACAGTTCTGTCAAACACATCTGGAATGAATGATCCAAACTCTAAGTTGCAGAGTCGAGGAATTTCCGAAGGATCAAATTCAAATGTAATAGATACAAGATCTCCTGACAGCCGCGATTATTCTGAAATATCAAGAGAAACAAGCTCTACTGCATATCAAGGGCAAATATCCTGCAGCATAGCATCAGTGCATCATTCAGAAAATTCAGGTATGTCGCACGTGTCTTTAGATAGACCGAGACACCTAGTTAATAACAGACATGCTTCTGAGCGTCGTCTCTATAGAAACCCTCAAGGAGAACGCCCAAGGCCAGCTGAAACGATGAATAATCAGTACCATAATGAGGACCAAAGGTATCCGCCACATGAAGCGCATAATTATCGTCCAACTTTTCAGGATTCCCAGTCATCTTCCAGATATCTTAATAACGTTCGCTTCCCTCAAATACAAGTAGATGACATTGCAGCGCTCAAAGATGAAGACCGGCGAGATCATACACCTAGAGGAGACTCGGTCGTTTCGAACGCCGCTAAGTCCATGTCGGAAGTTGTGGATCATCCTCATGTTCCGGCGCCCACGGAGGAAGATGCACCGTTTCCTAGACAGACGATACCATTGGCTAATGCGCCGCTACCGACGTTCCATCCTCCTCCAACTATCATTCAAAATG GAATATCACAGGCCGATCTGCTCGAACTTATGTCTAAAGGTTTAGG gCAATTTACAACAGAAATGACGGTTATGGTATTAGAGAAGTTGAAACCTGAATACGAAGCACTCGCAAAACAAGTAGGAGAAGAGGTGAAAGAGTCTACCATAACAGAGCTGAAAGATCTCAGGGGAAAATTGACAGCTTCGGAGGCAGAAGTCAAATCCTTAAAAGTCGAGCGAGATAATCTCAAAACCGAAAATAGCAAAGAACGCGATCAAATGAAGAAAGAATTCGAAAAGGATAGACTGAAGCGAGTAAAGGAGtttgaagaaaagaaagaacTTATCGATAATCTTCAGAAAGAAAACGAGCAGTTCAAGTCATTGCTGAAGgaaaaagataaaatgttgaaGAAAGCAGACGGGAAGGCAAAATCCGAAGAACAGAAGCGGATAAAATTTGAAGAAGAATCTGGAAAGAAGCAGAAAGAACTTCAGAAAGAACTAGATAAAATTAAAGGAGAATTGTTAGTACAGAAATCCAAGAAAAGGCTGCAAGTGTCTTCGGCGAGTAAGAAAGAGTGTTTAGGAAAACTAAATTCCCAGCATGGTTTATATCCTAGACAATTCAATGGACATAAACCAATCCCATATGATGAAGGTGATGACTAA
- the LOC123550301 gene encoding uncharacterized protein LOC123550301 isoform X1 has translation MLCIPYNVIIYTGTFINMSITGQPQEISTVKSSWEILDSPVPLKSESLQHPSKRKSRTLLSVSNTITSIRAESSGYSTDQHLNLSDQQTSEDTSYKHISSTRIKPTSQTLNPELDSTGRLKTEDSISQEHIRNRLEEVQKEPNSRGTATYVSSQRRPTEDIAETIATEFEKHVRKSHRPIKRELDTEDAANIRYLQDQLIKEDTESTAFHQFAHEETVLSNTSGMNDPNSKLQSRGISEGSNSNVIDTRSPDSRDYSEISRETSSTAYQGQISCSIASVHHSENSGMSHVSLDRPRHLVNNRHASERRLYRNPQGERPRPAETMNNQYHNEDQRYPPHEAHNYRPTFQDSQSSSRYLNNVRFPQIQVDDIAALKDEDRRDHTPRGDSVVSNAAKSMSEVVDHPHVPAPTEEDAPFPRQTIPLANAPLPTFHPPPTIIQNGISQADLLELMSKGLGQFTTEMTVMVLEKLKPEYEALAKQVGEEVKESTITELKDLRGKLTASEAEVKSLKVERDNLKTENSKERDQMKKEFEKDRLKRVKEFEEKKELIDNLQKENEQFKSLLKEKDKMLKKADGKAKSEEQKRIKFEEESGKKQKELQKELDKIKGELLVQKSKKRLQVSSASKKECLGKLNSQHGLYPRQFNGHKPIPYDEGDD, from the exons ATGTTATGCATTCCATACAACGTTATTATTTACACCGGAACTTTTATAAAT ATGTCCATTACTGGTCAACCACAAGAAATCAGCACAGTAAAATCGTCATGGGAAATATTAGATTCACCTGTCCCTCTGAAATCTGAATCTTTACAACATCCTTCCAAACGGAAATCAAGAACATTGCTGTCGGTTTCAAATACGATCACTTCGATTAGAGCTGAATCTTCCGGGTATTCAACAGACCAACATTTAAATCTGTCTGACCAACAGACATCAGAAGATACATCTTATAAACACATATCTTCTACTAGAATAAAACCAACTTCTCAAACTCTCAACCCCGAACTGGATAGTACTGGGCGGCTAAAAACCGAGGACTCCATTTCTCAGGAACATATAAGAAATAGATTAGAAGAAGTGCAGAAGGAGCCTAACAGCAGAGGTACTGCAACTTATGTTTCCAGCCAACGTCGTCCAACGGAAGATATTGCTGAAACCATAGCAACCGAATTTGAGAAACACGTACGAAAGTCACATAGGCCGATTAAAAGGGAATTAGATACTGAAGACGCTGCTAATATACGATATTTGCAAGATCAGTTAATAAAAGAAGATACCGAAAGTACTGCCTTTCACCAATTTGCGCATGAAGAAACAGTTCTGTCAAACACATCTGGAATGAATGATCCAAACTCTAAGTTGCAGAGTCGAGGAATTTCCGAAGGATCAAATTCAAATGTAATAGATACAAGATCTCCTGACAGCCGCGATTATTCTGAAATATCAAGAGAAACAAGCTCTACTGCATATCAAGGGCAAATATCCTGCAGCATAGCATCAGTGCATCATTCAGAAAATTCAGGTATGTCGCACGTGTCTTTAGATAGACCGAGACACCTAGTTAATAACAGACATGCTTCTGAGCGTCGTCTCTATAGAAACCCTCAAGGAGAACGCCCAAGGCCAGCTGAAACGATGAATAATCAGTACCATAATGAGGACCAAAGGTATCCGCCACATGAAGCGCATAATTATCGTCCAACTTTTCAGGATTCCCAGTCATCTTCCAGATATCTTAATAACGTTCGCTTCCCTCAAATACAAGTAGATGACATTGCAGCGCTCAAAGATGAAGACCGGCGAGATCATACACCTAGAGGAGACTCGGTCGTTTCGAACGCCGCTAAGTCCATGTCGGAAGTTGTGGATCATCCTCATGTTCCGGCGCCCACGGAGGAAGATGCACCGTTTCCTAGACAGACGATACCATTGGCTAATGCGCCGCTACCGACGTTCCATCCTCCTCCAACTATCATTCAAAATG GAATATCACAGGCCGATCTGCTCGAACTTATGTCTAAAGGTTTAGG gCAATTTACAACAGAAATGACGGTTATGGTATTAGAGAAGTTGAAACCTGAATACGAAGCACTCGCAAAACAAGTAGGAGAAGAGGTGAAAGAGTCTACCATAACAGAGCTGAAAGATCTCAGGGGAAAATTGACAGCTTCGGAGGCAGAAGTCAAATCCTTAAAAGTCGAGCGAGATAATCTCAAAACCGAAAATAGCAAAGAACGCGATCAAATGAAGAAAGAATTCGAAAAGGATAGACTGAAGCGAGTAAAGGAGtttgaagaaaagaaagaacTTATCGATAATCTTCAGAAAGAAAACGAGCAGTTCAAGTCATTGCTGAAGgaaaaagataaaatgttgaaGAAAGCAGACGGGAAGGCAAAATCCGAAGAACAGAAGCGGATAAAATTTGAAGAAGAATCTGGAAAGAAGCAGAAAGAACTTCAGAAAGAACTAGATAAAATTAAAGGAGAATTGTTAGTACAGAAATCCAAGAAAAGGCTGCAAGTGTCTTCGGCGAGTAAGAAAGAGTGTTTAGGAAAACTAAATTCCCAGCATGGTTTATATCCTAGACAATTCAATGGACATAAACCAATCCCATATGATGAAGGTGATGACTAA